The DNA sequence gtaaataaaaaaaacaataggtTGTCTTTGCTGCGTATAAAACTAATGTTCTTGTGTACGCGATGTGTGCTTACAATTGAATAATTATTCAcacattataatttttttttattttcaaataaatgaattttCCACGTCTTTATAGTAGGGGTGACATAATcatcttaaaaaattaaaaaagtagttaaatataaaattgaattaaaaaaatatatagataaagatatgattgaaaaatttaaaaataaaagctattttaagaaaataagaaAAGGTTTGATGGTaaaatatggacatgattgatttgtctcacaaataaagatccgtAAGACAGTCATAAAAGACTTACTCAAAAGCTAAAACATAGGTGGTGCAACCATGTTAATGATAGATTAAATCACATTTTTCTCTCATATTTGCCAATGTTAAAGATTTGAAAGCACCACTGTGACAAGATAAACAAacttatcttttgaaaattatataaaatcttTATCAATAATGATAATTAGTGACCCTTAGTACGTGTtgcataattatataatttttttataattaatttagtttatatttaaatgaaaatcatAATGTAATTTTGGAAAATAATGATAATCGATAAACTAAACTACAATTTTGATACActtaattgaagaaaaatagaGCGAAAGAGAACAGACCAAGTAGGGATAAAATTTAACTTCAAGCTTAGGAAATACATATCATCCACAGAGTTACACCGTCTTACACTAAAAACTCGACACTTTATTAATATGtttaattacaaaaatagaCTATGACACCAAATCTTTTAGCTCTAAGAAACTTAATAAAtagtaataaataaaaattacaatCAGTTCAATGAGTAAAGTTTTAAATACTATGGAATACACAATATCTCCTCACCttataacaaataaaatagaTCAAAGAATGGAGCCATTTATTGGCACAAACAGAGTAattatctttcttttttctttcagaTAGTGACTCATTTATTACCAGCCTTTACACAAGTATGTATGATTGCTTCTTTTCATTTCTATATATACGTAAGTGATCTTTGAACAAGAGATATTCTTGAAGCATCCCCACCAGTTTCCTCGAAAACTACCAACAAATTATGTGCCGGCTTCAACCATGACCGAGGGATGTGATACCTGAAAAACCCGAGTGAAAGACAAGAGACAGACTAAGCATTTAATAGAACGACTGAAAATCATATGATACATGTGTAGGAAGAAAAATGAGTACCATCTTTGTGTCGGTTTTCCACATCCGTATTGGCACTTAGGCTGTCTATATGTTCCTGCATAGCTGCAGCCATTGCAAGTGCCTGTAGCATAAGCAGTCCAATATCTTCCGATGTTCTGTCCATTGATCCACACTTGACCTTTGCCCATAGAATTTAGGTCCAACGCCAATGGCTCGTTTCCTAATGGTGCGTTGAAGTAAGTCTGCAAGGAAGGTGCAAATCTTATATATAATGCTTGAGACAACTGAAATCATGAAGCAGAAAATGTAGCTTAAAGTCTTGCgcttcaattttcttttaaattttaaaaatgaattttaattatattatccaaacgcaaaaatgattttatttttcatataaacaaaACATTTTATAAAGCCGAGTTAAACAAATTTTAGCTGAGGGCTTTTGTAGTCACACCTTTATTTTTTCAGGCAAATGTCCCAACAAAGATCGCAGCCACTTGATAAAGTGGTTCATTTCATTAAACAATTACAGATTGTTTGGAAAATCTATGAGTTACAATGGTAATGGATTCTTCTAAATTGATTTCAACACAGAGAAATTACAATGCATTCGATTATACAAAGAGAAAAACTGAAGAACTAATGATATTTGTTGTTTGGCATTATTAACATTCAGCTTGTGCTAAAGCTAATATAAGTACCTTATACCAAGTCAGTGGCTGTTGCTTGTTTGCAACCAAGGATTCTTGTATCCAATCAGTGGATGAACTTTGTGTTGGTGAAGCTAAGTTCATGGCTTCTCCTTTCAGCCCAACCTGAATGCATGACAAATTACATCCCCAGTGCAAACTTAAATGTTTATTGGATAAATAAAAGCGATAAAAAATGAAGTATATATTACCTTGTATGACCATTTTTGTCGGGATAAATCCCACGTTCCATGATCTAGTCCATGTATTGTAACTGGTCCCAAGATTCCAGCGCTCCATGTTTCAAATCGATGGCCAACGTTCTTTGTACACAAAAGAGAGACATGAGTGTGAGTGTGAGTGTGAGTGTGAGTGTGAAAAATATGAACTACAGGCAGCCAGGAAGTATAGTATAACTACTGGTAGGGCAACTTTTTTAGAGCCAATGAACCTACACTTGTTAAAGATGGGGTCTTTAACAGAGGTATTTTTCTTTTCTAAGAGGAAAATCACACTCACACACTCTGTGGGACTCTAATCCAGAACAGGTGTCTTGAAAACCAGTAGCATTATTACCAGGGTTAATTTAAGAAAGAATAACGTTACGGTATAAAAGATCAAGAAAACTAACTGGCAATCCAACTGCTACGCTGAGCAAGGCAATTGTATTCATTCCAGCGTGAAAGTTGACATCGCTTGAGAAAGTAACTTTCCAGTTTCCACGAGTTCCATAGGCTGAACCTGTAATGAGGAATTATTTAATCACATAGCTACTGGCGACTTCTCAAATTTGTTGTATTCCATTTTGAACACGAGTGTAAACTAATGTAagatatatatgaaaataatgACTAGGTTCAGCGAATTCTCGGTCGATCCTCACTTAGAGTAGAATAATCCGATTATGCTAGCGCTTGTTTTTTATTTCCATAaccaaaaaagaagaaaagttcTTAGAACCTGATGATTGTCCATTAATAAACACATGCAAGCCATGGCCTGCCGAATTCACAGTGAGAATTGGCTTCCGCCCTCCGTGTAGAAAAGATTCAGCTGGGCTAATGTTGATGCTGAAAAGATCTCCAACTTGTATATATAAATTCTTTAGATTAATGACAATATTCAAGAACAGTCGAATTAAATTGTGTATTTACCTGGTTGTGTACCATAAATAATCACTAGCATCTCTAGTGACATTTAACTGCTCCAAGAGACCAAAAACAGTGATTTTTGAATCGACATCAGTGGTGGACGTGTCTTCACTGAATGTCTCCCACAAGAGTGTTCTAACATTTGTAGGCAACATTTGTGCTTGGGATGTTCGAGCTGCAACCTAAATGGATTAAATCAAATTGTGAGAAGATGATAAGTTGATAGCCAGAGAGGAAtccacaagaaatttgaaaatggtAACCAGCacaaaaaaataccaaaatgtCATAAAAGAATATTTCAGGAAAATCAAGGGTAGCTCTACTTCTCTACACAGGGAAATGTTTAGCTTACCTTGGCAGTGTTAAAAACAAGGTTTCTGCAATCGGGAAGTATGCTGATCGACCAAGGTGGTAAGTCGTATTGGATGTTATTGAATTTCACTGTTGCAGTTGTGTCCCAGTGGTAATTTGATAGAAAAGCAGCACACTGGCCTGATTTTGAAGAAAATACATACGCCTGAAGACGAAGCATCAAAATCCCGATAAAGAAAGAAGCACAAAAATGTCTCATACCACGAAAGACTAAACTAACCGAAGCACTAAGAAATATTTCCTGCGGTCCAGAATTGGATGCCATACTAAGTGATCAAACTATTTAATCTTTCTACTCGGTTAACATATTGACTATTTGACTATTTCTTGTTACAAAAACGTTCAAATCATAATACATATCACATCGTTTAATAtgattcaattatttaaaaatatttagtcTGACGTTCATAGTTGAGCTCACGAGGTTAACTGATCACAAGGACTCGCTTATTTTCCAATGCCTTGTCCTTTAATTGGAATGCAAAGAATTACAGTAGTTAAACAATAACACAAACCTGTTCATAGTTTCCTAATTTAGTTACAGTAGGATCTGAAGCAACCAAGGCAGGCTCACATAACTTTATGGCCTTGTGAAGCTCCATTAAATGATCATATTTCGGCTGCCTAGGTAAGCCTACCCAAATATTAGTGAACCAATTAGCTATGATAAGAGCATAACAAAAAACAAGTAACATGGTCTTGAACTATTTATCTCTCACCATATTCATCAATTGGAGCATCATAATCATAGCTGGTAGTGATGAAAGGACCTCCAGCAGTTCTTCCAAAATTTGTTCCTCCGTGGTACTGTCGGAAATAAACTAAGATGAGTTCATGAATTTCATATAGCAGATTAAAAATGCATGTCTTTAGACAGAATAAACCATTTAATATTTGTTCCAGAATACCGGAACCAAATTTTTTAGTACTTGATCAAATCATTAACGTTTCAAACAGTGGAAACTAAAATAATAGACAGATATCTATCAAATTTACATCCATTGATTAGGATCCATATATTTATATGCAAATCACTAAAAGACTGCACACTCACTACATCACTCTTACAACAAACTATATCAAATTTTAGCAGTTCTTCGACTGCTGtgatttttcatattctttaaTTGATGCGAGTGTGACATAAAGTTTTATAGACGGCGAATAATAAGAAACTTGAGTAAAAAAGTGAAGGAACCGAGAGATTTTTGCAAACCATGTAGTAGTTTACAAAGGAGCCTCCTTTCTGAATAAACCTAGCAACTGCAAATGCCAAATCTTCTACAGGACGGTGATGAATAGGCCCACCAAAATCTTCAAACCTTGAGATGGAACAACAGTAAAAAACATGGCATTCATTTTTcattcatcaaaattttaagaATGAGGGAAATTCGATTGTACCAGCCAGTCCAAGCCTCGGTCCATATCGTGGGCTTGTAAGGTTTGTTCGGGGAAAAATAATCGCAGTATAAACCATTGCACGAGTTTATCtgtcataaaaaattaaagaaactcAACAAAATTGCCGTACTTACAAGTAATTTGATTACATTGTTCAACCAAatgatttaaacaaaatattaagtTAATAATTTCTAGAatatacaaaaacaaaaagagtaTTACCACCGGATCTGGGGCATCATCCTCCTTGCACATAAGCCATGGAACCCCGGTGTTCAAGTCGACAGCCATCTTAGCTGCCCAAGTCATATATGCATGACCGGCGGCACCAAAAGCTTTGCTCTCAAAACCATACTCATTTTCAATCTACATCATTAACATCGAGTACACTGGAATCAAGGACATGCACTCCAAATATTAGAGCCTATCATTGATTAATCACTCCTGAGTTTTGAAATTTATGGCTTTCCCTCTAAATATTCTTCCTTATGCGTGTAAAGGTAAAATCACTAGTACCTGCTCTGTTTGGTAGTCGGTATGACTTAATAAATGTAATTAGgcataaattatgtttttttcagaaaaaaataaaaaattatacaagaaTGCTGTATTCCATTACTGAACATACCTGGGAGAGAATGATAGGGCCACCTTGAGACTGAAACAACCTCTCATTCTTCATCATTTGGACAATTTTCTGAGTAAAACTTAGCATTGCCATCTTCAAGAAACCAATACTAACATTTATCAATAATGTTAAagcaaaaccaaaaaaaatctcagaaaatgaaaaattactCCTAGGCAATGAACATCATGAATGTACAGACCTTGAAAGGCCCATTGTCAGTTCTGAAGCTAATGCCTGGAACATACTTCAACCAAACTGGGAACCCACTGAAACcataatacaaataataaaaacaaataaataaagaagaaaACATCAGAGAGTAAAATCTtactacataataaaaacaAATCCCATTACCCAAAATTCCATTCCGCACAAACATAAGGCCCAATACGCAGATTTAGGTACAATCCTGCTCTCTGGACCAACTTCACGAATCCAACTAAATCACACCTTCCCTCAAAGTTATACTAAAACCCAACAAGAAACAGCTCATTAATTCCCAATTTAAGGAAAGAAACAGCAAGAAGCCCAGTAAATAAGGTAGCATTGGACAAGAATTGAAGAAATTAAATCGAGTACAATTCCTGGTGAAGGTTCATGGAGGTTCCAAAACACATAGGTGTCTATTGCATCTAATCCTCCATCTTTAGCCTTCGAAATAAGTCCTTCCCACATCTGCATTATCAAGTTATTACTATATCAATTTCCAGGGGCCAAAGAAAAAACAATCCACCAAGAAATCAAAATGAACAATTTCAAGAAATGATGAATTATTTACATCCGGGGTACTTCTTGGGTAATGTATGGAACCCGAAAATAGAATTCTCTTCTGGCCATTGATTATAAGGCCCTTTCTGTCATAGGTGACGCTGCCAAACGAGATATGAGTAGCAGAAAACAAAAGCATACAGAGCACGAAAAAGCTCCGGGAAGCTGAGGTAGACTCCATTTTTTCCTCTTGTTTTCTGGGCTCACTTTGATACAATTAAGCTTCGATTTTTGGGAGGAAATATAATGAGAATGGGAAATGTCGTATGATTCACTGATCCATGCTCCAACAGCTAAGAAAAATTGGTACTTTTTAACTGCATGGCCAGAGACAAAAATTTTGAAGATTTGTTCAGAGAGAGATATAAATGTTTAACAGTGCTTTTTATGGAAATAATTAATAACTTTCGTCTACATCTAACATGATGGCTTTGTACAGTTGATTTATTGTTTGatctgatttatatttataattaaaaatattatttttgataaaaaattaatatttttttataaactcGATGAAGTCGAatattcgtctcataaaattaaatcatgagacggtttcatataaattttgtgttgaatgatattgactcactttatttttattaattatattgactttttaatatgttttttcagggaaaaaaaattgttttgaaaatgtttgtttgacaaaaatttataatatccgTTGATATAGAAAAAACCCACATAACAAAAATAAGTAATTTCATCTCATTCATAAAAgtgataatttttatgttttgttttcaattttttcatattaagATATTATTGCtatcattaattattttgttttaatgaaaaaccttctcttaattttaaaatcccTAAAATATCAAAACTGTATGATGAGGTTTATATTTAAGTTTTTAacgataaattaaaattaaataatattaataggcaatgaaaattaatttaatcatcTCACATATTGTTACTCTATTTATCTTCTTCTTTCTATTTCAAGTTAAAGTGATATaaattaagatatttttttattggatttcattaaacatatattttttaaaatattaaagattaaaaaacataaattcattTTCTATATTTTGAATACATGTACgtaaattaatatatgtaactTGGAACATAAAGACTCACTCAAGTGTATTTAATAGTAACATTTTCATTTATTACAATGATT is a window from the Primulina huaijiensis isolate GDHJ02 unplaced genomic scaffold, ASM1229523v2 scaffold208268, whole genome shotgun sequence genome containing:
- the LOC140966925 gene encoding beta-galactosidase 3-like, encoding MESTSASRSFFVLCMLLFSATHISFGSVTYDRKGLIINGQKRILFSGSIHYPRSTPDMWEGLISKAKDGGLDAIDTYVFWNLHEPSPGIYNFEGRCDLVGFVKLVQRAGLYLNLRIGPYVCAEWNFGGFPVWLKYVPGISFRTDNGPFKMAMLSFTQKIVQMMKNERLFQSQGGPIILSQIENEYGFESKAFGAAGHAYMTWAAKMAVDLNTGVPWLMCKEDDAPDPVINSCNGLYCDYFSPNKPYKPTIWTEAWTGWFEDFGGPIHHRPVEDLAFAVARFIQKGGSFVNYYMYHGGTNFGRTAGGPFITTSYDYDAPIDEYGLPRQPKYDHLMELHKAIKLCEPALVASDPTVTKLGNYEQAYVFSSKSGQCAAFLSNYHWDTTATVKFNNIQYDLPPWSISILPDCRNLVFNTAKVAARTSQAQMLPTNVRTLLWETFSEDTSTTDVDSKITVFGLLEQLNVTRDASDYLWYTTSINISPAESFLHGGRKPILTVNSAGHGLHVFINGQSSGSAYGTRGNWKVTFSSDVNFHAGMNTIALLSVAVGLPNVGHRFETWSAGILGPVTIHGLDHGTWDLSRQKWSYKVGLKGEAMNLASPTQSSSTDWIQESLVANKQQPLTWYKTYFNAPLGNEPLALDLNSMGKGQVWINGQNIGRYWTAYATGTCNGCSYAGTYRQPKCQYGCGKPTQRWYHIPRSWLKPAHNLLVVFEETGGDASRISLVQRSLTYI